The following are encoded in a window of Picosynechococcus sp. PCC 7002 genomic DNA:
- a CDS encoding GFA family protein, with protein MDTAVRKVKGQCRCGQVKFEVTSEPLITMACHCVGCQKITASAFSLSALFPSATFSVTSGVPVIGGMHGNTRHYFCGYCMSWLFTRPEGLDDFVNVRSTMLDHPQNYKPFMETYTDEKLEWATTGAKRSFKKLPLPEEYPALIQEYVNK; from the coding sequence GTGGATACCGCAGTTCGTAAGGTGAAAGGTCAATGCCGTTGTGGACAGGTGAAATTTGAGGTCACGTCAGAACCATTGATTACAATGGCTTGTCATTGTGTGGGGTGTCAGAAAATAACTGCAAGTGCGTTTAGCCTGAGTGCATTATTTCCGAGCGCTACCTTTTCAGTCACCTCTGGTGTACCTGTTATTGGTGGAATGCATGGGAACACGCGTCATTATTTTTGCGGATATTGCATGAGTTGGCTATTTACACGGCCTGAAGGTTTGGATGATTTTGTCAATGTCCGCTCCACGATGCTAGATCACCCTCAAAACTACAAGCCATTTATGGAAACCTATACGGATGAGAAGCTAGAGTGGGCTACGACAGGTGCAAAGCGTAGTTTTAAAAAACTCCCACTTCCAGAGGAATACCCAGCGTTAATCCAGGAATACGTCAACAAATAG
- a CDS encoding zinc ribbon domain-containing protein, whose protein sequence is MTTPHFCMQCGAALNPGDRFCEVCGSATTPAYPVAPPPRPQALPPNRSNGNWILGLGIVVITGLGIFFLKDPAQLLKFLGQPEASTPQTQPVGENPPPSPTTQAAVTLDDFVGAWIPAEGDPGEETDTLVLYREGDKIVADIEGDRLELSNLTSRTLSGYVWSVYEDVPTPVDAELNEDKQRITFTVSPPNSEPMVAVAQRVQPGSRNSTTAPIATPSTPEITEVIAIEQVANLAAVSEWQELVRTVAPQNSTHIEVVEQTPSNYLVHVYEIVNNPGEPSHTATYGWYEVDRQTGMVFEMLP, encoded by the coding sequence ATGACTACTCCCCATTTTTGTATGCAATGTGGTGCTGCCCTCAACCCAGGCGATCGCTTTTGTGAGGTGTGTGGCAGTGCAACAACGCCAGCTTATCCAGTGGCCCCTCCCCCAAGACCCCAGGCACTCCCACCTAATCGGTCAAACGGGAACTGGATTTTGGGTTTAGGAATTGTCGTAATCACCGGGCTAGGCATCTTCTTCCTGAAGGATCCGGCTCAGTTACTGAAATTTTTAGGGCAACCCGAAGCCAGTACACCCCAAACCCAACCCGTTGGGGAAAATCCACCGCCATCACCCACAACCCAAGCGGCCGTGACCCTCGATGATTTTGTGGGGGCTTGGATTCCGGCAGAAGGAGATCCAGGGGAAGAGACAGACACCCTCGTGCTTTACCGAGAAGGTGACAAAATTGTGGCGGACATTGAAGGCGATCGCCTCGAACTTTCTAATCTCACCAGTCGGACATTATCGGGTTATGTCTGGAGTGTCTATGAAGACGTACCGACGCCCGTGGATGCCGAACTCAACGAAGATAAACAGCGCATTACTTTCACGGTCAGTCCTCCCAATAGCGAGCCAATGGTGGCCGTCGCCCAACGGGTACAACCTGGCTCCAGGAACTCTACCACAGCCCCAATCGCCACACCTTCTACCCCAGAAATTACCGAGGTGATCGCCATTGAACAGGTGGCGAATTTAGCGGCTGTCAGCGAATGGCAAGAATTAGTGCGTACCGTTGCGCCCCAAAATAGCACTCACATCGAAGTCGTCGAACAAACGCCCAGCAATTATTTAGTCCATGTTTATGAAATCGTTAATAATCCCGGTGAACCTAGTCATACTGCGACTTATGGCTGGTACGAAGTGGATCGTCAAACGGGGATGGTCTTCGAAATGTTGCCTTAA
- a CDS encoding ligand-binding sensor domain-containing protein — protein sequence MKYPEPYSLKLWKYLLFGAIVSTLGLFIWELLSLFQSWQGQPKQPGWEIIRPPQEVSALVIQGDHLWAGGQAGVFQIALQPPHTVEPLQCDRPLQFVRALAIDPDGVLWIGHGNGLNYVDAQGCHPYQSDKPFFQGQINALYVDRAGQLWIGTWEGAAVKENKDWHFLTPADGLPDRMVNVIHQDAEGGMWFGSAVAPKGGLSHCIKKSCQLFSTANGLAHNNITSLFSDDTGHLWVGMGLFDRGGLARLERRTTGWAIAQIFTKADGLAGEKVRSIYQDQTGVLWFGSEYNGLARLDSQGRWLILTEADGLADQEVKAMVQDRFGNLWLGTRNGITRLDAQYLRNLGEQ from the coding sequence ATGAAATACCCTGAACCATACAGCTTAAAACTCTGGAAATACCTGCTTTTTGGCGCAATTGTCAGCACCTTGGGCCTATTTATCTGGGAACTTTTGTCTCTCTTTCAAAGCTGGCAGGGACAACCCAAACAACCAGGCTGGGAAATTATTCGTCCTCCCCAGGAAGTTTCTGCCCTCGTCATCCAAGGTGATCATCTCTGGGCCGGGGGTCAGGCAGGGGTCTTTCAAATTGCTTTACAACCTCCCCATACCGTTGAACCCCTCCAATGCGATCGCCCGTTGCAATTCGTCCGTGCCCTAGCAATCGATCCCGACGGTGTGCTCTGGATTGGCCATGGCAACGGTTTAAATTATGTCGATGCCCAAGGGTGCCACCCCTATCAATCCGATAAGCCGTTTTTTCAAGGTCAAATTAATGCCCTCTATGTGGATCGGGCGGGTCAACTTTGGATCGGCACCTGGGAGGGAGCAGCGGTCAAGGAAAACAAGGATTGGCACTTTTTAACCCCGGCGGATGGACTACCGGATCGGATGGTAAATGTCATTCATCAAGATGCCGAGGGGGGAATGTGGTTTGGCTCGGCGGTGGCTCCTAAAGGCGGGTTAAGCCACTGTATTAAGAAATCCTGCCAACTTTTTTCGACGGCCAATGGGCTGGCCCATAATAACATTACAAGCCTATTTAGCGATGATACAGGGCATCTCTGGGTGGGCATGGGTCTTTTTGATCGTGGTGGCCTCGCTCGCCTGGAACGACGCACGACTGGTTGGGCGATCGCCCAAATTTTCACCAAAGCAGATGGCCTTGCTGGAGAAAAAGTCCGCTCCATCTACCAAGATCAAACCGGGGTGCTGTGGTTTGGCTCTGAATATAACGGTTTAGCTCGCTTAGATTCCCAGGGACGATGGCTCATTCTCACGGAAGCCGATGGTCTGGCGGATCAGGAGGTAAAGGCAATGGTACAGGATCGATTTGGTAATCTCTGGCTCGGTACCCGTAACGGCATTACGCGACTCGATGCCCAATATTTACGCAATTTAGGGGAGCAATAA
- a CDS encoding ABC transporter ATP-binding protein, with amino-acid sequence MIQVENLSKTYQTAKILDNLALTVEPGQTVAILGPSGSGKTTLLRLIAGLEQPDGGTISLAGQVVSSSTQILAPHLRHIGFVFQTPILWPHMTISQNIAFGLGHLTAPVKKQRIQQLLERLAIASLAHRYPYQLSGGEAKRASLARVLAPHPPYVLFDEPLTNLDLALKQTLLHYIREYLDLTAACALYVTHDPTEAQYLSEKIFWLKGGKLQSDEIP; translated from the coding sequence ATGATCCAAGTCGAAAATCTTAGTAAAACCTATCAGACAGCTAAAATTCTGGATAATTTAGCTCTGACAGTGGAACCAGGGCAAACCGTGGCGATTTTAGGGCCATCCGGGAGTGGCAAAACCACCCTGTTACGCCTAATTGCTGGCCTTGAACAACCCGATGGCGGTACCATTTCCCTCGCCGGTCAGGTGGTCAGTTCTTCAACGCAAATCCTCGCCCCCCACCTACGCCACATTGGGTTTGTCTTTCAAACGCCGATTCTCTGGCCCCACATGACCATCTCCCAAAATATTGCCTTTGGTCTGGGCCACCTCACAGCCCCGGTGAAAAAACAACGCATCCAACAACTCCTCGAACGGTTGGCGATCGCCTCCTTAGCCCACCGCTATCCCTACCAACTTTCCGGGGGGGAAGCGAAACGGGCTTCCTTGGCAAGGGTTTTAGCGCCCCATCCCCCCTATGTCCTTTTCGATGAACCCCTGACGAACCTGGATCTCGCCCTTAAACAGACTCTGCTCCATTACATCCGCGAATATCTCGATCTCACTGCCGCCTGTGCCCTTTATGTCACCCATGACCCGACCGAAGCCCAATATCTCAGCGAGAAAATTTTCTGGCTAAAGGGAGGAAAGCTGCAATCCGATGAAATACCCTGA
- a CDS encoding DUF4126 domain-containing protein produces the protein MDIILALCIGVTLSAAAGFRIFIPPLILSGMAIFGDLSLGEDFVWLGTYPAFFAFGIATIVEILAYYIPVVDNLLDGIEIPLAIAVGTLLTSASLGQLTELEPLLQWTLAILAGGSTAGTIETFTAVTRGASTTATGGIANPVVSTVEALSAGVLSLLALFVPFLAIAIVVGVLGVALQRLFRVFVRKSRS, from the coding sequence ATGGATATTATTTTAGCTCTTTGTATTGGCGTTACTCTCAGTGCTGCTGCTGGCTTTCGTATTTTCATTCCCCCGCTAATACTCAGTGGGATGGCGATCTTCGGCGATCTATCCCTCGGTGAAGATTTTGTCTGGTTGGGAACTTACCCAGCCTTTTTTGCTTTTGGAATAGCGACGATCGTTGAAATACTTGCTTACTACATTCCTGTTGTTGACAATTTATTAGATGGGATTGAGATTCCTTTGGCGATCGCTGTTGGTACTCTTTTAACTTCTGCCAGCCTGGGGCAGCTAACTGAACTGGAACCGTTACTCCAATGGACTTTAGCAATTCTTGCAGGTGGAAGTACTGCCGGTACCATTGAAACTTTTACGGCGGTAACGCGAGGCGCTTCAACTACGGCTACTGGCGGCATTGCTAATCCAGTGGTGTCAACGGTCGAGGCTCTTAGTGCCGGAGTTTTATCTTTACTGGCACTATTTGTGCCGTTCCTGGCAATAGCGATTGTTGTTGGGGTTCTGGGAGTTGCGCTACAGCGACTATTTCGTGTTTTTGTTCGAAAATCTAGATCTTAG
- a CDS encoding zinc ribbon domain-containing protein translates to MVTPQEHPLLPLATAIANLGYQPTSLLWNATQRMAQVPGLAQDLLAYVKAGSPPPDFSQQQPASLFKPLPGGYSVATLIRDYQFQAIGAFLIAVELSLRPDQGKALLNYFLHRGYWRTNTDGSRDLIFPPLTEQLPQCPQCRSRWFEDLPRCPSCGLVRRHVTVEDGPLPLEELATMTQTQSVDQKVPAAIAPNHPVSPTSVNRRCAQCHHPLSQNSHFCPHCGAVVAVAAAPIEHPSACPKCGHLARPGAKFCSHCGLNLN, encoded by the coding sequence ATGGTAACGCCACAAGAACATCCGTTATTACCCTTAGCAACGGCGATCGCCAATTTAGGCTATCAACCAACGTCGTTACTCTGGAATGCAACCCAACGCATGGCTCAGGTACCGGGTTTAGCCCAGGATCTCTTGGCCTATGTAAAAGCAGGTTCACCGCCTCCAGATTTTTCCCAGCAACAACCCGCTAGCTTATTTAAGCCTTTACCAGGCGGCTATAGTGTTGCAACCCTAATTCGGGATTATCAGTTTCAGGCCATTGGTGCTTTTTTGATCGCTGTAGAACTCAGTCTGCGGCCCGACCAAGGGAAAGCTTTGTTAAATTATTTTCTTCACCGGGGTTATTGGCGTACAAATACCGATGGTTCAAGGGATCTGATCTTTCCCCCGCTCACAGAACAACTGCCCCAATGTCCCCAATGCCGTAGCCGCTGGTTTGAAGATCTGCCCCGATGCCCAAGCTGTGGCCTTGTGCGTCGTCATGTCACCGTTGAGGATGGCCCCTTACCCTTGGAGGAATTGGCGACAATGACGCAAACTCAATCTGTTGATCAAAAAGTTCCAGCGGCGATCGCCCCTAACCATCCCGTTTCCCCGACGAGCGTAAATCGACGCTGTGCCCAATGTCATCATCCTTTATCCCAAAACAGTCATTTTTGTCCCCATTGTGGTGCCGTTGTTGCGGTGGCTGCTGCACCTATTGAGCATCCTTCAGCTTGTCCGAAATGTGGCCATCTAGCCCGCCCTGGTGCAAAATTCTGTAGTCATTGCGGTCTGAATTTAAACTAA
- a CDS encoding amino acid permease: MPLKTSSTAVTTPADKAGLGMFGGVFTPSLLTILGVIMYLRFGWVVGNVGLFGTWLIVTMAVSITFLTTLSICAIATDRVVRTGGAYFMISRSLGIETGGAVGIPLYFAQALSVALYTIGFAESVVNAFGRFNQTYIALIVTILVAVLAITSAEIAIKAQYFIMAIIALSLVSLAFGSPLEATQLEPWGTDSGESFWTVFAVFFPAVTGIMAGVNMSGDLKEPTKAIPTGTLAAVGVGYLIYMALPFFLATRADASTLVENPLIMQQIAFWGPSILLGIWGATLSSAIGSILGAPRILQALARDRVLPRWLSFLGKGSGPNNEPRIGTAITLGIVTVAVMVGDLNLIAPVLSMFFLTTYLVLNIAAGVEGFLDSPSFRPLFAVHWSFSLLGALGCLAVMFLINPVATIVAGLIVAMIFLWIQRRELKSTWGDARRGIWMMLLRTSLFQLGHHPDPRTWRPHMLVLSGAPTRRWGLIELADGLNRNRGLFTIASILPMDSRSIRQQQQMEKSINDYLQERNIQALVRVLTAQDPFVGVERLVEIYGLGPIVPDTVLLGNNETPENRSSYCQLIHALHRAERNVIIYREKSQPESKQHHQIDVWWGGLHANGALMMILAELLRDSMEWRSAQIYLKLVVPDQSAAATAKQNINVLVQTLRIDAEICILVAEGRSFDEILSESSRNADQVILGIAEPNENFYDYYASIEERIHDLPSTMLVLAAPSFAFAEVLKK, encoded by the coding sequence ATGCCTTTAAAAACTAGCTCTACCGCTGTTACGACGCCAGCAGACAAAGCAGGGCTAGGTATGTTCGGTGGGGTCTTTACCCCTTCGCTGCTGACTATTTTGGGGGTGATTATGTACCTCCGCTTTGGTTGGGTGGTTGGCAATGTCGGCCTTTTTGGTACATGGCTGATTGTCACGATGGCTGTGAGCATTACCTTTCTGACAACGTTATCAATTTGTGCGATCGCCACTGATCGGGTCGTGCGAACTGGTGGCGCTTATTTTATGATTAGCCGCTCCCTAGGCATCGAGACCGGAGGAGCCGTAGGGATTCCCCTCTACTTTGCCCAGGCGCTGTCAGTTGCACTTTATACCATTGGATTTGCCGAAAGCGTTGTCAATGCCTTTGGCCGCTTCAACCAGACTTACATTGCCCTAATTGTCACCATTCTTGTGGCAGTATTAGCAATTACCTCAGCCGAAATTGCCATCAAAGCCCAGTACTTCATCATGGCGATCATCGCCTTATCGCTTGTTTCCCTAGCTTTCGGTTCACCACTGGAAGCAACTCAGCTAGAACCCTGGGGTACGGATAGTGGCGAATCTTTCTGGACAGTTTTTGCCGTCTTTTTCCCAGCCGTGACCGGAATTATGGCCGGGGTTAATATGTCCGGCGATCTCAAAGAACCGACAAAGGCAATTCCTACAGGTACATTGGCAGCCGTCGGCGTTGGTTATTTGATCTATATGGCTCTGCCTTTTTTTCTTGCCACCCGAGCCGATGCCAGTACGTTAGTTGAAAATCCCCTAATTATGCAGCAGATCGCCTTTTGGGGGCCATCAATTCTGTTAGGCATTTGGGGAGCGACATTATCGAGTGCTATCGGTAGCATTTTAGGTGCCCCCCGGATTTTGCAAGCCTTGGCAAGGGACCGCGTCTTACCGCGATGGCTAAGCTTCCTAGGCAAAGGCAGTGGTCCTAATAACGAACCACGCATCGGCACGGCGATCACCTTAGGGATCGTCACAGTAGCAGTCATGGTGGGTGATTTAAACTTAATCGCACCAGTGCTGAGTATGTTTTTTCTCACAACCTACCTAGTACTCAACATTGCCGCTGGCGTTGAAGGATTTCTTGATAGTCCCTCTTTTCGCCCTTTATTTGCAGTGCATTGGTCTTTCTCACTGCTTGGGGCTCTTGGATGTTTAGCAGTTATGTTTTTAATTAATCCAGTGGCGACCATCGTTGCTGGATTAATTGTTGCGATGATCTTTCTGTGGATTCAGCGGCGGGAATTAAAGAGTACTTGGGGAGATGCTCGTCGCGGTATTTGGATGATGCTGTTGAGAACAAGCTTATTTCAACTGGGTCATCACCCCGATCCGAGAACATGGCGGCCCCATATGTTAGTCCTTTCCGGTGCACCAACGCGGCGTTGGGGATTAATCGAATTAGCAGATGGGTTAAATCGCAATCGGGGCCTGTTTACCATTGCAAGTATTTTGCCGATGGATTCTCGCAGTATCCGTCAGCAGCAGCAAATGGAAAAGAGCATTAATGATTATCTGCAAGAGCGAAATATACAGGCATTGGTCAGGGTCTTGACCGCCCAAGATCCATTTGTGGGCGTGGAGCGGCTTGTTGAAATTTATGGCCTTGGCCCCATCGTGCCTGATACAGTCCTCCTTGGTAATAATGAAACCCCCGAAAATCGCAGTAGCTATTGTCAGCTTATCCATGCACTGCATCGCGCTGAGCGTAATGTGATTATCTATCGAGAGAAATCTCAGCCCGAAAGTAAGCAGCATCATCAAATTGATGTTTGGTGGGGAGGTTTGCACGCGAATGGTGCACTCATGATGATCTTGGCAGAGCTACTGCGGGACAGTATGGAATGGCGTAGCGCTCAAATTTATTTGAAGCTAGTGGTGCCGGATCAATCAGCCGCAGCAACTGCCAAACAAAATATTAATGTCCTGGTGCAAACGCTTCGCATTGATGCAGAGATTTGTATCTTGGTGGCAGAAGGTCGATCATTTGATGAGATTTTGTCTGAGTCTTCGCGTAATGCAGATCAAGTCATCCTCGGTATCGCAGAACCGAACGAGAATTTTTATGATTACTATGCCTCCATTGAAGAGAGAATCCATGATCTACCATCTACAATGTTGGTTCTTGCTGCACCAAGCTTCGCCTTTGCTGAAGTCCTAAAGAAGTAG
- a CDS encoding extracellular solute-binding protein, producing MVFSAFFAGAIIACQPENQQQKVVVYVSVDRTYAEPILTEFTAATGIDVLPVYDVEATKTTGLTQRLLREKERPQADVFWSGEFAQILLLQGEGVLAPYESPVAAKLPPQYRDPEGYWTGMGGRARVLLINTDRLAIDEAPQSLTDLTSDQWPGSEMAIAYPFFGTTATHAAALYAVWGPEPARAFFTDLQRKNVQVVDGNSVVRDLVVDGQVSIGLTDTDDACSAVEKGAPVALVFPDQGPGEMGTFVLTGTVAVIADGPNPDQGQALVDFLVSPETEQRLMAVGGSQLPLYPGAAVSGCLAGQSIQGMTVGLDAIYGQLEPSKQDLSEIFIR from the coding sequence TTGGTTTTTTCTGCATTTTTTGCTGGAGCAATTATTGCTTGTCAACCCGAAAATCAGCAGCAAAAAGTTGTCGTTTATGTCTCTGTTGATCGCACCTATGCAGAACCAATTTTAACGGAATTTACAGCGGCAACGGGCATTGATGTGTTGCCAGTCTATGACGTGGAGGCGACAAAAACCACGGGTTTAACCCAGCGTCTCTTGCGGGAAAAAGAGCGACCCCAGGCGGATGTGTTTTGGAGTGGAGAATTCGCCCAAATCTTACTGTTGCAAGGAGAGGGAGTTTTAGCACCCTATGAATCGCCAGTCGCTGCGAAGCTACCACCCCAGTACCGAGATCCCGAAGGTTATTGGACGGGAATGGGCGGACGGGCAAGGGTATTGCTGATTAATACGGATCGTTTAGCAATTGATGAAGCGCCCCAGTCTTTAACCGATCTCACCAGCGATCAATGGCCTGGGTCAGAAATGGCGATCGCCTATCCTTTTTTCGGCACCACAGCGACCCATGCAGCAGCCCTCTATGCAGTTTGGGGGCCAGAGCCAGCCCGGGCGTTTTTTACTGATCTCCAACGTAAAAATGTCCAGGTCGTTGATGGAAATTCGGTGGTGCGGGATCTGGTGGTCGATGGTCAGGTGAGCATTGGCCTGACGGATACCGATGATGCCTGTAGCGCCGTGGAAAAGGGGGCACCGGTGGCCCTGGTGTTTCCGGATCAGGGGCCTGGGGAAATGGGGACGTTTGTCTTGACGGGAACAGTGGCTGTAATTGCGGATGGGCCGAATCCTGACCAGGGGCAAGCACTGGTGGATTTTCTCGTCAGTCCAGAAACGGAACAACGGTTGATGGCCGTGGGGGGTAGCCAATTGCCTTTATATCCTGGGGCGGCGGTGTCCGGTTGTCTGGCAGGACAGAGTATCCAAGGAATGACGGTGGGTTTAGATGCCATTTATGGGCAGTTAGAACCGTCAAAGCAAGACCTGAGTGAAATTTTTATTCGCTAA
- a CDS encoding ABC transporter permease, with protein sequence MKGDRHRLNPWTTLGLGGFLVVVFGPLLSLMASVIVELSQGNGAWLSLLVPTGRRWQLLGNSLQLAIAVGTVSTVLGGLIACYLWQTAWAWRWRWGLLPLLFVPSYIHSFGWSALGLGLNGGLRSLGFGTIPLQGWWSCGWVEVMAFLPLAVGLGWLGLAAVGREAIEAARLLVPDLQVLGQIILPLALPSFVASFGLIFLLSLMDYSLPSLFGIGTYALEIFAEYSTSNEPARAFLLAVPLLAIAWGVILILQLPLQQTMQLSPQENLWEIPPRWPWWFVWLQHLALGLFTLQILVPFVNLLVMAAQESQWFPPIQATAREITFTLGLGLTVAIAALPLALAIAQLLNRDDRWGRVTWGLVIWALALPAPLVGIGLIDLWNRPLPLEIYGTPLMPFLAHLARFTPFASLVLLAQLQQLNQPLWEATRLEVGPRWRIWLWLRLPLLLPGLLAAAGLVFALSVGELGATLIVIPPGYSTLTLRIYNYLHYGAAASVAVLCLVLVAIAFGVGGLMAWGLRGLGHHLPRGR encoded by the coding sequence ATGAAAGGCGATCGCCACAGATTAAATCCATGGACAACCCTGGGGTTGGGGGGGTTTCTGGTGGTGGTCTTTGGGCCACTATTGAGCTTGATGGCCAGTGTGATCGTTGAACTAAGCCAAGGGAATGGGGCCTGGTTATCTCTACTGGTGCCGACGGGGCGACGCTGGCAACTGTTAGGAAATAGTCTGCAATTGGCGATCGCCGTAGGGACGGTGAGCACGGTATTGGGGGGTCTGATTGCCTGTTACCTGTGGCAGACAGCCTGGGCTTGGCGGTGGCGGTGGGGGTTGTTGCCGCTCCTATTTGTGCCGAGCTATATCCATTCCTTCGGGTGGTCAGCGTTGGGTCTGGGGTTGAATGGGGGTTTACGCAGCCTTGGTTTTGGGACAATCCCCCTCCAGGGATGGTGGAGTTGCGGTTGGGTGGAAGTGATGGCGTTTTTGCCCTTGGCGGTGGGTTTGGGCTGGTTGGGTTTGGCGGCGGTGGGTCGGGAAGCAATTGAGGCGGCGCGGCTCCTGGTGCCGGATCTACAGGTGTTGGGACAAATTATTTTGCCCCTGGCGTTACCGAGTTTTGTGGCCAGTTTTGGCTTGATTTTTCTGTTGAGCCTAATGGACTATAGCCTTCCTTCGTTGTTTGGCATTGGCACCTATGCCCTGGAAATTTTCGCGGAATACAGCACCAGCAATGAACCAGCCCGGGCGTTTCTGTTGGCGGTGCCCCTCTTGGCGATCGCCTGGGGGGTGATTTTGATCTTGCAACTGCCCCTCCAGCAAACGATGCAACTCTCACCCCAGGAAAATCTCTGGGAAATTCCCCCCCGTTGGCCTTGGTGGTTCGTCTGGCTCCAGCACCTGGCCCTTGGTCTTTTTACCTTGCAAATTTTGGTGCCCTTCGTTAATTTGCTGGTCATGGCGGCCCAGGAATCCCAGTGGTTTCCCCCGATCCAAGCTACTGCCAGAGAAATAACTTTTACCCTTGGCCTGGGTTTGACAGTGGCGATCGCCGCTTTACCCCTAGCCTTGGCGATCGCCCAGCTTCTCAACCGTGATGACCGTTGGGGGAGAGTGACTTGGGGGCTAGTCATTTGGGCCTTGGCTTTACCCGCCCCCCTAGTGGGGATTGGCCTGATTGATCTGTGGAATCGCCCGCTTCCCCTGGAAATTTACGGCACACCATTGATGCCATTTTTAGCCCACCTCGCTCGCTTTACCCCCTTCGCCAGTTTGGTGCTCCTAGCGCAATTACAGCAATTGAACCAACCCCTCTGGGAGGCGACCCGCTTGGAAGTTGGCCCCCGGTGGCGGATTTGGCTCTGGTTGCGTTTACCACTGCTCCTACCGGGGTTGTTGGCGGCGGCGGGTCTGGTCTTTGCCCTCAGTGTCGGTGAATTGGGCGCGACTTTGATCGTGATTCCCCCTGGATATTCCACCCTCACCCTCCGGATTTATAACTACTTGCATTACGGAGCGGCGGCATCGGTGGCGGTGTTATGTCTGGTGTTGGTGGCGATCGCCTTTGGGGTTGGTGGACTGATGGCTTGGGGGTTAAGGGGGTTGGGGCACCATTTACCGAGGGGGAGATAG
- a CDS encoding DUF4386 domain-containing protein, protein MADQTFKTSPQIYARAVGVLYLIIIVLGLFSEIFVRSPLIAPGDAATTASNIMAAEALFRVGFLADSIMCLSDVAVAVLLFVLLRPINKILALIALCFRVTQTAVIALSLLNYYAAILLLKGSNYTAAFDVAQLNSLSSLFLDLHSYGYDLGLILFGVHCLVLGYLIAKSLYMPRVLGYLVMAAGITYLIGSYTRFLFPDFVEAIAPIYLVTIISELSLCLWLLIKGVNPEQWQEKAESVGLL, encoded by the coding sequence ATGGCAGACCAAACATTTAAGACGTCGCCACAAATCTACGCGCGGGCAGTAGGGGTGTTGTATCTGATCATCATCGTTCTCGGACTTTTTAGCGAAATATTTGTGCGATCGCCACTTATTGCTCCAGGAGATGCAGCGACGACTGCCAGCAACATTATGGCAGCAGAGGCGCTTTTCCGGGTTGGATTTCTAGCCGACTCAATTATGTGCCTGAGTGATGTGGCCGTGGCTGTATTACTGTTTGTACTTCTGCGGCCAATTAATAAAATACTTGCTCTGATTGCCCTATGTTTCCGAGTGACCCAGACAGCAGTAATTGCCCTTAGTCTCCTCAACTATTACGCAGCCATACTTCTTTTGAAAGGTTCAAATTATACTGCGGCATTCGATGTTGCTCAACTCAACTCACTTTCATCGCTATTTCTTGATCTGCACAGCTATGGGTATGATCTCGGCCTGATTCTGTTTGGGGTTCATTGTCTCGTTCTCGGTTACTTAATTGCCAAGTCGCTATATATGCCCAGGGTGCTTGGATACTTAGTCATGGCTGCGGGCATCACTTATCTGATTGGGAGTTATACACGGTTTTTGTTTCCGGACTTTGTCGAAGCTATCGCGCCAATTTATCTGGTGACGATTATTTCAGAACTCTCCCTATGTCTGTGGTTGCTGATTAAGGGAGTGAATCCAGAACAGTGGCAAGAAAAGGCAGAAAGTGTTGGTTTGCTATAA
- a CDS encoding AraC family transcriptional regulator ligand-binding domain-containing protein, which yields MGQITSLFVKKVVGVVEDALDKDDLLKSLGIDPDSAADPSQMVSDTDYYSFLEKIAIAENNGTTLPLRAGAAMRCDDYGAFGLAWKSATHLDCYSYFCAFCLNR from the coding sequence ATGGGACAGATTACTTCATTGTTCGTTAAAAAAGTTGTCGGAGTCGTTGAAGATGCCCTCGACAAAGATGACCTCTTGAAATCGCTCGGTATTGATCCAGATAGCGCCGCTGATCCCTCCCAGATGGTTTCTGATACGGATTATTATTCCTTTCTAGAAAAGATTGCCATAGCCGAAAATAATGGTACAACTTTGCCACTGCGAGCGGGGGCGGCAATGCGTTGTGATGATTATGGTGCTTTTGGCCTGGCCTGGAAGTCAGCTACACATCTGGATTGTTATTCATATTTTTGTGCGTTCTGTTTAAACCGATAA